In one Haloplanus salinus genomic region, the following are encoded:
- a CDS encoding isochorismate synthase — translation MGIPRSDEAGPRLVSRSVRTSVPSLRAALDAMPAPRTFWTAPDEATVVAGGAAATLTAEGRNRFAAIKERIDRVLRSGDVHAGTEAACPRLFGGFAFHDEGTDDDTWDGFPGAQFVLPRVQVTDTDRGTWLTVNAAGPDASAEAVEERLGVARDRFEALDEPAPTPPPEIVSRTRTTRREAWRDSVEAAVSRIQAGDLRKVVLAQALDVTLDRPLSVPDVLARLGETYPDCYRFLVEPAADASAGRPAFFGATPERLVSRHGRTVTTDALAGTTGRGDTPAEDDWLAEELLADGKNLHEHELVADTIREQLAPFTSSISAGQCRVRRLATVQHLFTPITATLGGDTHVLDLVEALHPTPAVGGLPPERALATIRETEPFDRGWYAAPVGWIDAAGNGTFAVAIRSALARDAETTLFAGVGVVADSDPDREWDEVQLKYRPILDELERA, via the coding sequence ATGGGTATCCCGCGAAGTGACGAGGCAGGCCCGCGTCTCGTCAGTCGGTCGGTCCGAACGTCGGTTCCGTCCCTCCGCGCTGCGCTCGACGCCATGCCCGCTCCCCGAACGTTCTGGACCGCGCCCGACGAGGCGACGGTGGTCGCGGGCGGTGCCGCCGCGACCCTCACCGCCGAGGGCCGGAACCGGTTCGCCGCGATCAAAGAGCGGATCGACCGGGTCCTCCGATCGGGCGACGTACACGCCGGCACCGAGGCTGCCTGTCCCCGCCTGTTCGGCGGCTTCGCCTTCCACGACGAGGGGACCGACGACGACACCTGGGACGGCTTCCCAGGGGCACAGTTCGTCCTCCCGCGCGTCCAGGTGACCGACACCGACCGTGGAACGTGGCTGACCGTCAACGCCGCCGGCCCGGACGCGAGCGCCGAGGCGGTCGAGGAGCGCCTCGGCGTGGCGCGCGACCGGTTCGAGGCGCTCGACGAACCCGCCCCGACACCGCCACCGGAGATCGTCTCACGGACGCGGACGACCCGGCGCGAGGCGTGGCGCGACTCCGTCGAGGCTGCCGTCTCACGCATCCAGGCCGGCGACCTTCGGAAGGTCGTCCTCGCGCAGGCGCTCGACGTAACGCTCGACCGCCCGCTCTCGGTGCCCGACGTGCTCGCGCGGCTCGGCGAGACGTACCCGGACTGCTATCGATTTCTCGTGGAGCCGGCGGCCGACGCGTCCGCCGGCCGGCCGGCCTTCTTCGGCGCGACGCCCGAACGGCTGGTCAGCCGCCACGGTCGCACGGTCACCACCGACGCGCTCGCGGGCACGACCGGTCGTGGCGACACGCCCGCCGAGGACGATTGGCTCGCCGAGGAACTGCTCGCGGACGGGAAGAACCTGCACGAACACGAACTCGTCGCGGACACCATTCGCGAACAGCTCGCCCCGTTTACGTCGTCGATTTCCGCCGGCCAATGTCGGGTCAGACGACTGGCGACCGTCCAACACCTCTTCACCCCTATCACCGCCACGCTCGGGGGCGACACGCACGTCCTCGACTTGGTGGAGGCGCTGCATCCGACGCCCGCCGTCGGCGGTCTTCCCCCCGAACGCGCGCTCGCGACCATCCGCGAGACGGAGCCGTTCGACCGGGGCTGGTACGCCGCGCCCGTCGGCTGGATCGACGCCGCCGGCAACGGCACCTTCGCCGTCGCCATCCGCTCGGCGCTCGCCCGCGACGCCGAGACGACGCTCTTTGCCGGCGTCGGCGTCGTCGCCGACTCCGATCCCGACCGTGAGTGGGACGAGGTGCAGTTGAAGTATCGACCGATCCTCGACGAACTGGAACGCGCATGA
- a CDS encoding inorganic phosphate transporter has translation MIGGLLLVGFAVALFVGFNIGGSNTGPAFGPAVGAGVVSKLFAGVLMSVFFFVGAWTIGRRVVNTLGRELVTDPGVFTVESSIVVLFFIGGALFVGNYAGVPASTSMTAVGAIAGLGVAAGELNWAVMGEIAVWWIVAPLVGFWVSGVVGRYFYPTINRWVAIEQTDGSLLALDNSGGVPTPELGPNTTRREAVGTVVVLSIGCLMAFSSGTSNIANAIAPLYGAGVDLNLLILLGCGSVTVGALTIARRTLDTLGNDITDLPLTAAIVVAVISSGIVIGLSAIGIPASFVIIATMSIVGLGWGRATRSITVSEGVRGEKKPNVSVGALTADEPGEEAPDIGEEDPESVPSAADLFNPETTGRVVLMQNVVPLLSTVGAYLTFRLLFALVW, from the coding sequence ATGATCGGCGGCCTCCTGCTCGTCGGCTTCGCCGTCGCGCTGTTCGTCGGGTTCAATATCGGCGGCTCGAACACCGGGCCGGCGTTCGGTCCCGCGGTCGGCGCCGGCGTCGTCTCCAAACTGTTCGCCGGCGTGCTCATGTCCGTGTTCTTTTTCGTCGGTGCGTGGACCATCGGCCGACGCGTCGTCAACACCCTCGGCCGCGAGCTGGTGACCGACCCCGGCGTGTTCACCGTCGAAAGTAGCATCGTCGTCCTCTTTTTCATCGGCGGCGCGCTGTTCGTCGGCAACTACGCCGGCGTCCCCGCATCCACGTCGATGACGGCCGTCGGCGCCATCGCCGGCCTCGGCGTCGCCGCGGGCGAACTCAACTGGGCCGTCATGGGCGAGATCGCAGTCTGGTGGATCGTCGCTCCCCTCGTCGGCTTCTGGGTCTCCGGCGTCGTCGGCCGGTACTTCTACCCGACGATCAATCGCTGGGTCGCCATCGAGCAGACCGACGGCTCGCTGCTGGCCCTCGACAACTCGGGCGGCGTCCCGACGCCCGAACTCGGGCCGAACACGACCCGCCGCGAGGCCGTCGGCACCGTCGTCGTGCTCAGCATCGGGTGCCTGATGGCGTTTTCCTCCGGCACCTCGAACATCGCCAACGCCATCGCACCGCTGTACGGCGCCGGCGTCGACCTCAATCTCCTGATCCTGCTCGGCTGTGGCTCCGTCACCGTCGGCGCCCTCACCATCGCCCGCCGGACGCTCGATACCCTCGGCAACGACATCACCGACCTCCCCCTCACGGCGGCCATCGTCGTCGCCGTCATCTCCTCCGGCATCGTCATCGGTCTCTCCGCCATCGGCATCCCCGCCTCCTTCGTCATCATCGCGACCATGTCCATCGTCGGCCTGGGCTGGGGACGGGCTACCCGCTCGATCACCGTCTCTGAGGGCGTGCGCGGCGAGAAGAAGCCGAACGTCTCCGTCGGCGCGCTGACCGCCGACGAACCCGGCGAGGAGGCCCCCGATATCGGCGAGGAGGACCCCGAATCGGTGCCGAGCGCCGCCGATCTGTTCAACCCCGAGACGACCGGGCGCGTCGTCCTGATGCAGAACGTGGTGCCGCTGCTCTCGACGGTCGGCGCCTACCTGACGTTCCGCCTCCTGTTCGCGCTCGTGTGGTGA
- the menD gene encoding 2-succinyl-5-enolpyruvyl-6-hydroxy-3-cyclohexene-1-carboxylic-acid synthase produces the protein MSAPNRNVLWGRAIVSELVRSGVESVVVSPGSRSTPLVTAVTEHDDLHVHSVLDERSAAYFALGRARRTGEVTPLICTSGTATANYHPAVIEADRGRVPLLLLTADRPPELRDSGANQTVDQEKLYGDAARWYKDLPEPEADGRKLRSLRTDVARALAEATGTPSGPVHLNCPFRKPLEPTPVPDDVPADLEPLAAAGRGGDRPFVRTTAGVPQLDRADLQRLAEALTVDRGLIVAGPADPPGVDPQAVTALAHATGFPIVADPLSGLRFGGHTRVTTTVGGYDGYLDPRVTDDWPAPEAVLRIGASPTSKRLRKYLARVDARTFVVDPAGEWREAEFTASDLVVADPSRLAARLAEVVRGGGDAGWRDRWAAADRTHREVVADATGDGAGGYFEGAILADVADLAPEPSTVVVSNSNPVRDADRYMPPTDAGYTVLGNRGASGIDGVVSTALGAGSATTDHLTLVIGDLAYYHDGNGLLSALRCGVAATIVLIDNDGGGIFHRLPIESFDPPFTESFRTPHGIDFEPTGALYGLDYTAVDDRASFRDAYADSVASDGTDVIEVRTDGEASQRTRERLVEATVAELVE, from the coding sequence ATGAGCGCGCCGAACCGCAACGTCCTCTGGGGGCGGGCGATAGTCAGCGAACTCGTTCGGAGCGGCGTCGAGAGCGTCGTGGTCTCCCCCGGCAGTCGCTCGACGCCGCTCGTCACTGCCGTCACGGAACACGACGACCTGCACGTCCACTCCGTCCTCGACGAGCGCTCGGCCGCCTACTTCGCGCTCGGCCGTGCCCGCCGAACCGGCGAGGTAACGCCCCTGATCTGTACCTCCGGCACCGCGACCGCGAACTACCATCCCGCGGTGATCGAGGCGGACCGCGGACGCGTTCCCCTCCTCCTGCTCACCGCCGACCGCCCGCCCGAACTCCGCGACAGCGGCGCCAACCAGACCGTCGACCAGGAGAAACTGTATGGGGACGCCGCCCGCTGGTACAAGGACCTCCCCGAACCCGAAGCGGACGGGCGGAAACTCCGCTCGCTCCGGACGGACGTGGCCCGTGCCCTCGCCGAAGCGACGGGCACCCCGTCCGGGCCGGTCCACCTCAACTGCCCGTTTCGCAAGCCGCTGGAGCCGACGCCCGTGCCGGACGACGTGCCGGCGGATCTCGAGCCCCTCGCCGCCGCCGGACGTGGCGGCGACCGCCCGTTCGTGCGGACGACGGCCGGCGTCCCACAGCTCGACCGGGCCGACCTCCAACGGCTGGCCGAGGCGCTCACCGTCGACCGCGGCCTGATCGTCGCCGGCCCCGCCGACCCGCCGGGCGTCGATCCACAGGCCGTCACCGCCCTCGCCCACGCCACCGGGTTCCCAATCGTCGCCGACCCGCTCTCCGGCCTGCGCTTCGGCGGCCACACCCGCGTGACGACCACCGTCGGCGGCTACGACGGCTATCTCGACCCACGTGTGACCGACGACTGGCCCGCGCCGGAAGCGGTCCTGCGGATCGGCGCCTCGCCCACCTCCAAGCGCCTCCGGAAGTATCTCGCACGGGTCGACGCCCGGACGTTCGTCGTCGACCCCGCCGGCGAGTGGCGGGAGGCGGAGTTCACCGCTTCGGATCTCGTCGTCGCCGATCCGTCCCGCCTCGCCGCTCGCCTCGCCGAAGTCGTGCGCGGGGGCGGCGACGCGGGGTGGCGCGACCGCTGGGCGGCCGCGGACCGAACCCACCGCGAGGTCGTCGCCGACGCCACCGGTGACGGGGCGGGCGGCTACTTCGAGGGGGCGATCCTCGCGGACGTGGCCGACCTCGCGCCCGAACCGTCGACGGTCGTCGTCTCGAACTCGAACCCCGTCCGCGACGCCGACCGCTACATGCCGCCGACCGACGCCGGCTACACCGTCCTCGGCAACCGCGGCGCGTCGGGCATCGACGGCGTCGTCTCCACCGCCCTCGGCGCCGGGAGCGCGACGACCGACCACCTGACGCTCGTGATCGGCGACCTCGCGTACTACCACGACGGCAACGGCCTGCTCTCCGCGTTGCGGTGTGGCGTCGCGGCGACGATCGTCCTGATCGACAACGACGGCGGCGGCATCTTCCATCGCCTCCCCATCGAGTCGTTCGACCCGCCCTTCACCGAGTCGTTCCGGACGCCCCACGGCATCGATTTCGAGCCGACGGGTGCGCTCTACGGTCTCGACTACACCGCCGTCGACGACCGCGCGTCGTTCCGCGACGCCTACGCCGACTCCGTGGCGAGCGACGGGACGGACGTGATCGAGGTGCGGACGGACGGGGAGGCGAGCCAGCGCACGCGGGAGCGACTGGTCGAGGCGACGGTCGCCGAACTCGTCGAGTAG
- a CDS encoding 1,4-dihydroxy-2-naphthoate polyprenyltransferase, which translates to MNTEISRSKAWLMAARPQTLPATVAPVAVGTGLAVGAGVDHAPAALAAFVGAALIQIGTNFANDYYDAVKGADTEDREGFTRVTQSGLIAAESVKRATYLTFAAAILVGTTLVYVGGLPILVVGLLSVAAGFAYTGGPYPLGYHGLGDAFVFLFFGVVAVTGTYYVQAAAVLADPVPTGIPPGTLPPVALVASLPVAALSTNILVVNNVRDMETDAEAGKRTLAVRIGYRWSRVQYVALLALAYLVPVGLWVVGPASAAVLFPLLTAPLAVAVARTVCTRTEGEALNPALERTGKLLAAHALCFAVGLAVGL; encoded by the coding sequence ATGAACACGGAGATCAGTCGCTCGAAAGCGTGGCTGATGGCCGCCCGTCCCCAGACGCTCCCGGCCACCGTGGCGCCCGTCGCCGTCGGCACCGGCCTCGCCGTCGGCGCGGGCGTCGACCACGCACCCGCCGCGCTCGCGGCCTTCGTCGGCGCCGCCCTCATCCAGATCGGCACCAACTTCGCCAACGACTACTACGATGCGGTGAAAGGCGCCGATACGGAGGACCGGGAAGGGTTCACCCGCGTCACGCAGTCCGGACTCATCGCCGCCGAATCGGTGAAACGCGCCACCTACCTCACCTTCGCGGCGGCCATCCTCGTCGGCACGACGCTGGTGTACGTCGGCGGTCTCCCCATCCTCGTCGTCGGCCTCCTGTCGGTCGCCGCCGGATTCGCCTACACGGGCGGCCCGTACCCCCTCGGCTACCACGGCCTCGGCGACGCCTTCGTCTTCCTCTTTTTCGGCGTCGTCGCCGTGACGGGCACCTACTACGTACAGGCCGCGGCCGTCCTCGCCGACCCCGTCCCGACGGGGATTCCGCCCGGAACGCTCCCACCGGTCGCTCTCGTCGCCAGCCTCCCCGTCGCCGCCCTCTCGACGAACATCCTCGTCGTGAACAACGTCCGCGACATGGAGACGGACGCCGAGGCTGGCAAGCGCACCCTCGCGGTCCGCATCGGCTATCGCTGGAGTCGCGTCCAGTACGTCGCGCTCCTCGCGCTCGCGTACCTCGTCCCGGTCGGCCTGTGGGTCGTCGGCCCCGCCTCGGCCGCCGTCCTGTTCCCGCTTCTGACGGCGCCTCTCGCCGTCGCCGTTGCCCGTACGGTCTGTACGCGGACCGAGGGCGAGGCGCTCAACCCCGCGCTCGAACGGACCGGCAAACTGCTCGCGGCCCACGCGCTCTGTTTCGCCGTGGGGCTGGCCGTCGGGCTGTGA
- a CDS encoding UPF0058 family protein, whose amino-acid sequence MHKEELLELHEQMVAIMSYFRSQESVDESIFDPYESLSVDPSHVHKSKSEHKHAVFVLGNALATAMSEDEFSDAGRVGKRMAELAEDAENKL is encoded by the coding sequence ATGCACAAGGAGGAACTCCTCGAACTACACGAGCAGATGGTGGCGATCATGAGCTACTTCCGAAGCCAGGAGTCGGTCGACGAGAGCATCTTCGATCCGTACGAATCCCTGAGCGTCGACCCTTCGCACGTCCACAAGTCGAAAAGCGAGCACAAACACGCCGTGTTCGTCCTCGGGAACGCGCTCGCGACGGCGATGAGCGAAGACGAGTTTTCCGACGCCGGCCGGGTCGGCAAGCGAATGGCCGAACTCGCCGAGGACGCCGAGAACAAACTCTGA
- a CDS encoding ribbon-helix-helix domain-containing protein produces the protein MPNVEITVPEHLEMQIAQLIEQGEFVNREEAIQELLSTGLRAYKTSGPIEEEEPGFEDEGMMGHEDEYVF, from the coding sequence ATGCCGAACGTGGAAATAACCGTCCCGGAACACCTGGAGATGCAGATCGCCCAACTGATCGAACAGGGTGAGTTCGTCAACCGGGAGGAGGCGATCCAGGAACTGCTCTCGACGGGACTGCGCGCCTACAAGACGAGCGGACCGATCGAGGAGGAGGAACCGGGCTTCGAGGACGAGGGGATGATGGGACACGAAGACGAGTACGTCTTCTAG
- a CDS encoding 1,4-dihydroxy-2-naphthoyl-CoA synthase, whose translation MVSDCFDPDRWTAVTDAFNDVTYHRADDVPAVRVAIDRPEVRNAFRPKTVDELYAALDHARQQADVGAVLLTGNGPSPKDGGWAFSAGGDQAIRGESGYEYHDDADADADAAGAETEDTELDTDAPTVGRLHILEVQRLIRFMPKPVVAVVPGWAVGGGHSLHVICDLTLASEEHAKFLQTDPDVASFDGGFGSAYLARQVGQKKAREIFFLGKTYDAAEAAEMGMVNEAVPHEELETVALGWAETMTGKSPTAMRMLKYAFNLADDGMVGQQVFSGEATRLAYMTDEASEGRDAFLDGRQPDFSDVPWHY comes from the coding sequence ATGGTTTCCGACTGCTTCGACCCCGACCGGTGGACGGCCGTCACCGACGCCTTCAACGACGTGACCTACCACCGCGCGGACGACGTCCCCGCCGTTCGGGTCGCCATCGACCGCCCCGAGGTGCGCAACGCCTTTCGCCCCAAGACCGTCGACGAACTCTACGCGGCGCTGGACCACGCCCGCCAGCAGGCCGACGTGGGCGCGGTCCTCCTGACCGGCAACGGCCCGTCGCCGAAGGACGGGGGCTGGGCCTTCTCGGCCGGCGGCGATCAGGCCATCCGCGGCGAGTCGGGGTACGAGTACCACGACGACGCGGATGCGGACGCGGACGCCGCCGGCGCCGAAACCGAGGATACCGAACTCGACACCGACGCGCCGACCGTCGGCCGCCTCCACATCCTCGAAGTACAGCGGCTCATCCGATTCATGCCGAAACCCGTCGTCGCCGTCGTGCCGGGGTGGGCCGTCGGCGGCGGCCACTCCCTCCACGTCATCTGTGATCTGACGCTCGCGAGCGAGGAGCACGCGAAGTTCCTCCAGACCGACCCCGACGTGGCCTCCTTCGACGGCGGCTTCGGCTCCGCCTACCTCGCCCGGCAGGTGGGACAGAAGAAGGCGCGCGAAATATTCTTTCTCGGGAAGACGTACGACGCCGCCGAAGCCGCCGAGATGGGCATGGTGAACGAGGCGGTGCCCCACGAGGAGTTGGAGACCGTCGCCCTCGGGTGGGCCGAGACGATGACGGGCAAGAGTCCGACGGCGATGCGGATGCTGAAGTACGCGTTCAACCTCGCGGACGACGGGATGGTCGGCCAACAGGTGTTCTCGGGCGAGGCGACCCGGTTGGCGTACATGACCGACGAGGCGAGCGAGGGACGGGACGCCTTCCTCGACGGCCGACAGCCAGACTTCTCGGACGTGCCGTGGCACTACTGA
- a CDS encoding mandelate racemase/muconate lactonizing enzyme family protein produces MDRREFSLTLARPLGTAKGTIGRREGDLIRLDAGAYGVGEATPLQGWTESLADCRVALDGAADAGDAALRAAVGADPHAPLADTPTSLTDALADAPAARHAVESAVLDARGRREGRPLAALLADDPATAVPVNGTVGDGSVTETVTAAREAVDDGFSCLKVKVGAGDLDRDVARLRAVREAVGDDVPLRADANAAWDRGTAEEAVEAFATLDLSYLEQPLSADDLSGHAALRGRGVGIALDETLATVSVRDVLDAEAADVLVLKPMALGGPARAHAVARRALGAGVDPLVTTTIDAAPARTAAVHVAAAIPDVRPCGLATAGALDSDLVPDPAPVESGTVAVPTGPGVAGDAFDDLF; encoded by the coding sequence ATGGACCGGCGCGAATTCTCGCTGACGCTCGCACGACCGCTCGGGACCGCCAAGGGGACCATCGGCCGCCGCGAGGGCGACCTGATTCGGCTGGACGCCGGGGCCTACGGCGTCGGCGAGGCGACGCCGCTCCAGGGGTGGACCGAGTCGCTCGCGGACTGTCGGGTGGCGCTCGACGGCGCCGCCGACGCGGGGGACGCGGCGCTTCGGGCGGCCGTCGGCGCCGACCCGCACGCCCCGCTCGCGGACACACCCACGTCACTGACCGACGCGCTGGCCGACGCGCCCGCGGCCCGCCACGCCGTCGAGTCGGCGGTGCTCGACGCGCGCGGGCGACGCGAGGGACGCCCGCTCGCCGCCCTCCTCGCCGACGACCCCGCGACGGCGGTGCCGGTGAACGGCACGGTCGGCGACGGATCGGTGACGGAGACGGTCACCGCGGCCCGGGAGGCGGTCGACGACGGCTTCTCGTGTCTGAAGGTGAAAGTCGGCGCCGGCGACCTGGACCGGGACGTGGCGCGCCTGCGGGCGGTCCGGGAAGCCGTCGGCGACGACGTCCCCCTCCGTGCCGACGCCAACGCCGCGTGGGACCGCGGGACGGCCGAGGAGGCCGTCGAGGCGTTCGCGACGCTCGATCTCTCGTATCTCGAGCAGCCGCTTTCCGCCGACGACCTGTCGGGCCACGCGGCGCTCAGAGGACGAGGGGTGGGTATCGCCCTCGACGAGACGCTGGCGACGGTTTCGGTACGTGACGTACTGGACGCGGAGGCCGCGGACGTACTCGTCCTGAAACCGATGGCGCTCGGTGGACCGGCACGCGCCCACGCCGTCGCCCGGCGGGCGCTCGGCGCGGGCGTCGATCCCCTCGTCACCACGACTATCGACGCCGCGCCGGCCCGGACGGCGGCGGTCCACGTCGCCGCCGCGATTCCGGACGTGCGCCCCTGCGGGCTGGCGACTGCGGGCGCCCTCGACTCCGATCTGGTCCCCGATCCGGCGCCCGTCGAGTCGGGCACGGTCGCCGTCCCAACCGGGCCGGGCGTCGCGGGCGACGCGTTCGACGACCTGTTCTGA
- a CDS encoding sulfite oxidase-like oxidoreductase produces the protein MDRDVTDVYREFGDERLPPGQHRTESFPVLSKGSVPRVERDEWALSVSGAVETPVTLDWDEFQALGVETQRQDFHCVTGWSKFDCAFTGVPFATLADHVGVDPDAEQVMFAAADDYTTNVPLEDCLRPGTLFAYEFDGEPLARDHGGPVRVVTPHKYAYKGAKWVTGVEFLTEPERGFWERRGYSVSANPWREERYDG, from the coding sequence ATGGACAGGGACGTCACGGACGTCTATCGTGAGTTCGGCGACGAGCGTCTGCCGCCGGGACAGCACCGCACGGAGTCGTTTCCGGTCCTCTCGAAGGGATCGGTCCCGCGGGTCGAGCGCGACGAGTGGGCGCTCTCCGTGAGCGGCGCGGTGGAGACGCCGGTCACGCTCGACTGGGACGAATTCCAGGCACTGGGCGTCGAGACGCAGCGCCAGGACTTCCACTGCGTGACCGGCTGGAGCAAGTTCGACTGCGCGTTCACCGGCGTGCCCTTCGCGACGCTCGCCGACCACGTCGGCGTCGACCCGGACGCGGAACAGGTCATGTTCGCCGCCGCGGACGACTACACGACGAACGTCCCCCTCGAGGACTGTCTACGGCCCGGCACCCTCTTTGCCTACGAGTTCGACGGCGAGCCACTGGCGCGCGACCACGGCGGCCCCGTCCGGGTCGTCACGCCACACAAGTACGCCTACAAGGGGGCGAAGTGGGTGACCGGAGTGGAGTTCCTGACCGAGCCGGAACGCGGGTTCTGGGAGCGCCGTGGCTACTCCGTGAGCGCGAACCCGTGGCGTGAGGAGCGGTACGACGGCTGA
- a CDS encoding succinylglutamate desuccinylase/aspartoacylase domain-containing protein: MRVEHLGERGGEPIAIVTCLHGREQCGKAAMEALLDRGLSITGDVRFVVANERAMTAPDGPQQYLDDDLNRSFPGDPDGRSHERRLAAELLADVRDCRVLDVHSTLSDGRPFALFLPENDRRLVAATGVDIAVDVRNRAGRGALIEFVDGVSVECGLRGTQSAVDNARTVIRNFLAALGAIEAEFRWADPEVYEITDTIDCVDCTFEGENFTRVDAGEQFASRDDHPIRASEPFYPVLTSRDGYEEMLGYRAEKRGRLSTLE, translated from the coding sequence ATGCGCGTCGAACACCTAGGCGAACGAGGCGGGGAGCCAATCGCCATCGTCACCTGTCTCCACGGAAGAGAGCAGTGTGGGAAAGCGGCGATGGAGGCGTTGCTCGATCGTGGCCTCTCGATCACCGGCGACGTGCGGTTCGTCGTGGCGAACGAGCGCGCGATGACGGCGCCGGACGGCCCGCAGCAGTATCTCGACGACGACCTGAACCGATCGTTCCCGGGTGATCCGGACGGCAGATCCCACGAGCGACGTCTTGCCGCCGAACTGTTGGCGGACGTGCGGGACTGCCGGGTCCTCGACGTCCACTCGACGCTCTCGGACGGCCGTCCGTTCGCGCTCTTTCTCCCGGAGAACGACCGACGGCTGGTGGCGGCGACGGGCGTCGACATCGCCGTCGACGTTCGAAACCGGGCCGGACGGGGGGCGCTCATCGAGTTCGTCGACGGCGTCTCCGTCGAGTGTGGGCTCCGCGGAACGCAGTCGGCAGTGGACAACGCTCGGACGGTCATCCGAAACTTCCTCGCGGCGCTGGGTGCGATCGAGGCCGAGTTTCGATGGGCCGATCCGGAGGTGTACGAGATCACCGACACCATCGACTGCGTCGACTGCACGTTCGAGGGGGAGAACTTCACGCGCGTCGACGCCGGCGAGCAGTTCGCCAGCCGGGACGATCACCCGATCCGTGCGAGCGAGCCGTTCTATCCCGTCTTGACTTCGAGGGACGGCTACGAGGAGATGCTCGGCTATCGGGCGGAGAAACGCGGCCGCCTCTCCACGCTCGAATGA